In Salinibacterium sp. dk2585, a single window of DNA contains:
- a CDS encoding LLM class F420-dependent oxidoreductase, giving the protein MTSTRPIRIGVQLAPQHAPYERIRDAAAELEELGVDILFNWDHFFPLSGEPDGQHFESWTMLAALAEQTTRVEIGALVNCNSYRNPNLQADMARTIDHISAKGGEGRFIFGTGAGWFQRDYDEYGYDFGTPGTRLAALARDLPIIRSRWEELNPLPTRRIPILIGGGGEKKTLRIVAEHANIWHSFSDAPTLERKLGILAQHGRDVGRDTSEIEISTEVKRRPIGTSGGSTGADAADELVDLGATLFTVGLSGPHYDVDAVKDWLEWRDAHNARRGTAAS; this is encoded by the coding sequence ATGACAAGCACACGACCCATCCGCATCGGCGTACAGCTCGCGCCCCAGCACGCCCCCTACGAGCGAATCCGCGACGCCGCTGCGGAGCTCGAGGAACTGGGGGTCGACATCCTCTTCAACTGGGACCACTTCTTCCCACTCTCGGGTGAACCCGACGGGCAACACTTCGAATCCTGGACGATGCTCGCGGCGCTCGCTGAGCAGACAACACGAGTCGAGATCGGTGCGCTCGTCAACTGCAACAGCTACCGCAATCCCAACCTGCAGGCCGACATGGCGCGCACGATCGACCACATCAGCGCCAAGGGCGGGGAGGGTCGCTTCATTTTCGGCACGGGTGCCGGGTGGTTCCAACGGGACTACGACGAATACGGTTACGACTTCGGCACTCCGGGCACTCGGCTTGCGGCGCTCGCTCGCGACTTGCCCATCATCCGGTCCCGCTGGGAGGAGCTCAACCCCCTTCCGACGCGGCGCATCCCGATTCTCATTGGGGGCGGCGGCGAGAAGAAGACACTTCGGATCGTCGCGGAGCACGCGAACATCTGGCACAGCTTCTCGGATGCCCCGACCCTCGAACGCAAGCTCGGCATCCTCGCACAGCACGGCAGGGACGTGGGCCGCGACACGAGCGAGATTGAGATCTCCACGGAGGTCAAGCGGCGCCCGATCGGCACGAGTGGTGGATCTACGGGCGCGGATGCCGCGGACGAGCTGGTCGACCTCGGCGCGACGCTGTTCACGGTTGGCCTCTCAGGGCCGCACTACGACGTCGATGCCGTGAAGGACTGGCTCGAATGGCGGGACGCCCACAACGCGCGGCGCGGAACTGCCGCCAGCTGA
- a CDS encoding glycosyltransferase family 1 protein — MRIALVAETFLPHMNGVTHSLLRVIDHLAARGDDVLVIAPRDSELPQELSGFDIEGLPALALPSYRNVRIATVTVARVAKSLRRFRPDVVHLASPFVLGLQAVIAAEQLGIPTVAVYQTDVPAYAARYGFRGAEPLLWRQVQRIHQRATLTLAPSSYAEQQLEEHRVTRVRRWGRGVDTERFMPARRDEDWRRAVAPNGERVVGYVGRLASEKQVEDLRVLTTLPHTKLVIVGAGPLRARLEDLMPTAHFTGFLGGNRLATALASFDVFVHPGELETFCQTIQEAMASGVPVVATGRGGPVDLVDSSRNGWLYAPGNLHELRDRVADLVGDDAKRRAFAEVGRASVLPRTWTSLCEELMGHYSESLELHRRRPAGGWAVTTGRPSVTR, encoded by the coding sequence ATGAGAATCGCGCTCGTCGCCGAAACCTTCCTCCCGCACATGAATGGCGTCACGCACTCCCTCTTGCGTGTGATCGATCATCTCGCCGCCCGCGGGGATGACGTGCTCGTGATCGCACCGCGCGACAGCGAATTGCCCCAGGAACTCTCGGGCTTCGACATCGAGGGCCTGCCCGCGCTTGCGCTGCCGAGCTATCGTAACGTTCGCATCGCTACGGTGACGGTCGCGCGGGTTGCGAAGTCGCTGCGACGCTTCCGCCCTGATGTCGTGCACCTCGCCTCACCATTCGTGCTTGGCCTGCAAGCGGTCATTGCGGCCGAGCAGCTCGGCATCCCGACCGTCGCCGTCTACCAGACGGATGTCCCCGCCTACGCCGCTCGCTACGGCTTCCGTGGCGCAGAGCCGCTGCTCTGGCGCCAGGTGCAGCGCATCCACCAGCGCGCCACACTCACCCTGGCCCCCTCGAGCTACGCGGAACAGCAGCTCGAGGAACACCGCGTCACCCGGGTGCGGCGCTGGGGACGAGGCGTCGACACCGAACGATTCATGCCAGCACGACGCGACGAGGACTGGCGCCGCGCCGTGGCGCCGAACGGCGAGCGGGTCGTCGGCTACGTCGGGCGGCTCGCCTCAGAAAAGCAGGTGGAGGACCTCCGCGTACTCACGACACTTCCCCACACCAAGCTCGTGATCGTCGGCGCAGGGCCGCTGCGTGCTCGCCTAGAAGACCTCATGCCGACCGCGCACTTCACGGGATTCCTCGGCGGGAACCGGCTCGCAACGGCACTCGCAAGCTTCGACGTCTTCGTGCATCCGGGAGAGCTGGAGACCTTCTGCCAGACCATTCAGGAGGCCATGGCGAGCGGGGTGCCCGTTGTCGCAACAGGCCGCGGCGGACCTGTCGACCTCGTCGACTCGAGCCGAAACGGATGGCTCTACGCGCCGGGCAACCTGCACGAGCTGCGCGACCGCGTCGCCGACCTCGTGGGCGACGATGCGAAGCGTCGCGCCTTCGCCGAGGTGGGACGCGCGAGCGTGCTGCCGCGCACCTGGACCTCGCTGTGCGAAGAGCTCATGGGCCACTACAGCGAGTCGCTCGAGCTCCACCGTCGGCGTCCCGCTGGCGGCTGGGCGGTCACCACCGGCCGCCCCTCCGTCACGAGGTGA
- a CDS encoding maleylpyruvate isomerase family mycothiol-dependent enzyme yields the protein MTDQELLAGYITVGRRAIGDFVALLERLPDAAWSTPTDLPGWDVKAVASHVAHLESVLAGDPEPTVGLGDLPHLTAPTGDYTERGVVARRDHAPADIIREIRESADARFAALKADPPTDASAKPALGVPGLSWDWRTLLRNRPLDVWMHEQDIRRAVGLPGGFDTPPAEHTVRYFAESLGFVVAKRGKATPGTTVVFALDGLPPLAVGVGEDRRGRVLPAVPEQPDLRIDFDSESFIVLAGGRRSADPERVRVTGDEQLAERILSGMTVTG from the coding sequence ATGACTGATCAGGAGCTCCTCGCCGGATACATTACGGTTGGTCGGCGGGCCATCGGTGACTTCGTCGCTTTGCTTGAGCGGCTTCCGGATGCCGCCTGGTCAACTCCGACGGACCTGCCCGGCTGGGACGTCAAGGCGGTCGCATCGCACGTAGCGCACTTGGAATCGGTGTTGGCCGGCGACCCTGAGCCGACCGTGGGACTCGGTGACCTCCCGCACCTGACGGCACCAACGGGTGACTACACGGAGCGCGGAGTCGTTGCACGTCGGGACCACGCGCCGGCAGACATCATCCGGGAGATCCGCGAGTCGGCCGATGCACGGTTCGCCGCGCTCAAGGCGGATCCACCGACGGATGCTTCGGCCAAGCCTGCCCTCGGTGTGCCCGGCCTGTCATGGGACTGGCGCACCCTCCTGCGCAATCGGCCCCTCGACGTGTGGATGCACGAGCAGGACATCCGGCGTGCTGTCGGCCTGCCGGGCGGCTTCGACACCCCGCCCGCTGAGCACACGGTGCGCTACTTCGCGGAGAGCCTGGGCTTCGTTGTTGCGAAGCGGGGGAAGGCGACGCCCGGAACGACGGTGGTCTTCGCGCTCGATGGGCTACCGCCACTCGCGGTCGGCGTGGGTGAGGACCGTCGAGGCAGAGTCCTTCCCGCCGTGCCTGAGCAGCCTGATCTGCGCATCGACTTCGATTCCGAGTCGTTCATCGTGTTGGCAGGCGGACGCCGGTCAGCGGACCCGGAGCGCGTGCGCGTGACGGGAGACGAGCAGCTGGCCGAACGCATCCTCTCCGGCATGACCGTCACCGGCTGA